In Oryza sativa Japonica Group chromosome 2, ASM3414082v1, the following are encoded in one genomic region:
- the LOC9271812 gene encoding uncharacterized protein: MELTTALPASPPPPPPQEDFRFDGPAFSAFPEGVASAGTNPFFSADAMDSNPFLATAVTAPPSPNPFELNHQSASPGAADPFDLFQHFTSAPASPARAAAIYAQFDGGVGDGNGADHDMAVVGDDDDDFQPRASYSSGTATSTVPFDWEEKPGKPKPKSELATCAAAATSANVGEVDDADFDFGVLLDKSVQVPELTTADELFDKGKIRPLKPPPGLLDGGSVASSPRSPISKSPMWSPRLRGKVGSGVDFDPFSTALAKAAKGPSPLGAGAKDTADAGTASSPKKPDPVSVTSPRCIPPATMINGGRKKWRLSDMLLFRRSAAKARAAGANISKEPVFKYSPVQQLGTPVKKATAGQSAAANGDVSAGKHKKQSKKATAAEDGMASPHRQSVMGCVRLNPGLHRLAKGFNGSSLHFGHRRAAARSVMNR, encoded by the coding sequence ATGGAGCTCACGACGGCGctgcccgcctcgccgccgccgccgccgccgcaagaggACTTCCGATTCGACGGCCCGGCGTTCAGCGCCTTCCCGGAGGGGGTGGCGTCGGCTGGCACCAACCCGTTCTTCTCCGCCGACGCCATGGACTCCAACCCGTTCTTGGccacggcggtgacggcgccaccgtcgcccaACCCGTTCGAGCTCAACCACCAGTCCGCAtcccccggcgccgccgacccGTTCGACCTCTTCCAGCACTTCACCAGCGCGCCCGCCAgcccggcgcgcgccgccgccatatACGCGCagttcgacggcggcgtcggcgacgggaACGGCGCCGACCACGACAtggccgtcgtcggcgacgacgacgacgacttccaGCCCCGCGCGTCGTACTCATCTGGCACTGCCACCTCCACCGTGCCGTTCGACTGGGAAGAGAAGCCGGGGAAGCCGAAGCCGAAGAGCGAGCTCGCCACCTGCGCAGCCGCCGCGACGTCGGCCAACGTTGGCGAGGTGGACGACGCCGACTTCGACTTCGGCGTCCTCCTCGACAAGAGCGTGCAGGTGCCCGAACTGACGACGGCCGACGAACTCTTCGACAAGGGGAAGATCCGGCCGCTCAAGCCACCTCCGGGTCtgctcgacggcggcagcgtcgCGTCATCGCCACGGTCACCGATCTCCAAGTCGCCGATGTGGTCTCCCAGACTACGCGGCAAGGTCGGTTCCGGCGTCGACTTTGATCCGTTCTCCACCGCCCTGGCGAAGGCAGCCAAGGGCCCCTCCCctctcggcgccggcgccaaaGACACCGCCGACGCCGGAACAGCCTCCTCGCCCAAGAAGCCAGACCCCGTCTCCGTCACGTCGCCGCGCTGCATTCCTCCGGCGACGATGATCAATGGCGGGAGGAAGAAGTGGCGGCTCAGCGACATGCTCCTGTTCCGCAGGTCAGCGGCGAAAgctcgcgccgccggcgccaacaTCAGCAAGGAGCCGGTGTTCAAGTACTCGCCGGTGCAACAGCTCGGGACGCCGGTCAAGAAGGCGACCGCGGGtcagtccgccgccgccaacggcgATGTCTCCGCCGGGAAGCACAAGAAGCAGAGCAAGAAGGCTACAGCGGCGGAGGACGGCATGGCATCGCCGCACCGGCAGAGCGTGATGGGGTGCGTCCGGCTGAACCCCGGCCTGCACCGGCTGGCCAAAGGGTTCAACGGCTCGTCGCTGCACTTCGGccaccgtcgcgccgccgccaggtctgTGATGAACAGGTAA
- the LOC4330808 gene encoding presequence protease 1, chloroplastic/mitochondrial — translation MERVALLRNSGRRLLHRCRRPRPVVQAAGPSAPYRPSSSSHSRAGLPGGARLLAAAAPLHCAGRYWPHAAPRFVRRLSAPAVSTSPSPVPSDTDDVHEYAAKLGFEKVSEQSIDECKSTAVLYKHKKTGAEVMSVSNDDENKVFGIVFRTPPKNSTGIPHILEHSVLCGSRKYPLKEPFVELLKGSLHTFLNAFTYPDRTCYPVASTNAKDFYNLVDVYLDAVFFPRCVEDFQTFQQEGWHYELDNPEEEISYKGVVFNEMKGVYSQPDNLMGRVSQQALFPENTYGVDSGGDPNEIPKLTFEEFKEFHSKYYHPSNARIWFYGDDDPKERLRVLSEYLDQFEASPAPNESKIWPQRLFKEPVRIVEKYPVGQEGDLKKKFMVCINWLLSEQPLDVETELTLGFLDHLLLGTPASPLRRILLESGLGDAIVGGGVEDELLQPQFSIGLKGVSEDNIKEVEELVMQTLKNLAEEGFAPEAVEASMNTIEFALRENNTGSFPRGLSLMLRSIGKWIYDMDPFEPLKYERPLQQLKARIAAEGSKAVFSPLLEKFLLNNAHRATIEMQPDPEKASRDEAAEKEILKQVKASMTREDLAELARATKELKDKQETPDPPEALKAVPSLSLQDIPKEPIHVPIEVGEINGVKVLQHDLFTNDVVYSEIVFDMSSLKKDHLQLLPLFCQSLLEMGTKDMDFVQLNQLIGRKTGGISVYPFTSSIRGKDDPLTRIVVRGKSMATRVEDLFNLIYCILQDVQFTEQQRFKQFVSQSKARMENRLRGSGHGIAAARMDAKLNAAGWIAEQMGGISYLEYLRDLETKIDQDWDKISSSLEEMRQSLFRKDGCLVNITSDWKNLEKSNKHIAKFLDSLPSTTSLGSDPWLSRLPSVNEAIVVPTQVNYVGKAGNLYQSGYQLNGSAYVISKHISNTWLWDRVRVSGGAYGGFCDFDTHSGVFSYLSYRDPNLLKTLEVYDETAKFLRELEMDDDCLTKAIIGTIGDVDSYQLPDAKGYSSLMRYLLGITVEERQQRREEILSTSLKDFKEFADAVETINDNGVVVAVASPEDVEAANKENPLFSDVKKCL, via the exons ATGGAGCGGGTGGCGCTGCTCCgcaactccggccgccgcctcctccaccgctgccgccggcccAGGCCCGTCGTCCAGGCCGCGGGGCCGTCCGCGCCGTAccgcccgtcgtcgtcgtcgcacaGCCGCGCGGGTCtacccggcggcgcgcggctcctggccgccgcggcgccgctgcACTGCGCCGGGCGGTACTGGCCGCACGCCGCGCCTCGCTTCGTCCGGCGCCTCTCCGCCCCTGCCGTGTCCACGTCGCCCTCACCCGTGCCCAGTG ATACAGATGACGTCCATGAGTATGCTGCAAAGTTAGGGTTTGAGAAGGTATCTGAACAGAGCATAGATGAGTGCAAATCAACTGCTGTCCTTTACAAGCACAAGAAGACAGGCGCAGAAGTGATGTCTGTATCAAATGATGATGAGAATAAAGTGTTTGGCATTGTTTTCCGCACTCCACC GAAAAATTCGACTGGAATACCTCACATCCTTGAACATAGTGTTCTCTGTGGATCAAGAAAGTACCCTTTAAAAGAGCCATTTGTTGAGCTCTTAAAGGGCAGCCTGCACACTTTCCTGAATGCGTTCACTTATCCAGATCGGACATGTTATCCAGTTGCTTCAACAAACGCTAAG GACTTCTATAACTTGGTAGATGTATACCTTGATGCAGTCTTTTTCCCTAGATGTGTTGAGGACTTCCAAACATTTCAACAGGAAGGTTGGCATTATGAACTTGACAATCCTGAAGAGGAGATATCCTACAAAG GTGTTGTCTTCAATGAGATGAAAGGAGTTTACTCTCAACCTGACAACCTAATGGGGCGTGTATCTCAACAG GCCCTTTTCCCTGAGAACACTTATGGTGTGGATAGCGGTGGAGACCCAAATGAAATCCCAAAGCTTACTTTTGAAGAATTCAAG GAGTTCCACAGCAAGTATTATCATCCAAGTAATGCTAGGATCTGGTTCTATGGTGATGATGACCCAAAAGAACGCCTACGCGTTCTAAGTG AATATCTCGATCAGTTTGAAGCCAGCCCTGCTCCTAATGAATCTAAGATTTGGCCACAGAGGCTATTCAAAGAACCAGTGAGAATTGTTGAGAAGTATCCTGTTGGTCAGGAAGGGGATCTAAAGAAGAAATTTATGGTGTGTATTAATTGGCTGCTGTCAGAGCAGCCACTAGATGTAGAAACTGAGCTTACGCTTGGTTTCTTGGACCACCTTTTGTTGGGAACTCCTGCTTCACCCCTTAGAAGGATTCTTCTTGAAAGTGGTTTAGGGGATGCTATAGTAGGTGGTGGTGTTGAAGATGAGCTCCTTCAGCCACAATTCAGTATAGGTTTGAAAGGTGTATCTGAGGATAACATTAAAGAAGTTGAAGAGTTGGTAATGCAAACTTTGAAGAATCTGGCAGAGGAAGGGTTTGCACCAGAAGCAGTGGAGGCATCTATGAACACAATTGAATTCGCTCTTAGGGAGAACAACACAGGATCGTTCCCTCGAGGCTTGTCTCTGATGCTTCGTTCGATT GGAAAATGGATATATGACATGGACCCTTTTGAGCCTCTGAAATATGAACGCCCATTGCAGCAGTTGAAAGCACGCATTGCAGCAGAGGGATCTAAAGCAGTATTTTCACCACTCTTGGAGAAATTTTTATTGAATAATGCGCATCGTGCCACAATTGAAATGCAG CCTGATCCAGAGAAGGCTTCACGTGATGAAGCAGCTGAGAAAGAGATTCTAAAGCAAGTAAAGGCTAGCATGACTCGAGAGGATCTTGCAGAATTGGCACGTGCCACAAAAGAGCTGAAGGATAAACAAGAAACTCCAGATCCCCCAGAAGCTCTAAAAGCTGTCCCTAGCCTGTCATTGCAAGATATCCCTAAAGAGCCTATTCATGTACCTATAGAG GTGGGAGAGATAAACGGGGTCAAGGTTTTGCAACATGATCTCTTTACCAATGATGTTGTCTACTCCGAAATTGTATTTGACATGAGTTCGTTGAAGAAAGATCATCTGCAGTTGTTGCCGTTGTTCTG CCAATCTTTGCTGGAGATGGGCACAAAAGACATGGACTTCGTGCAGCTTAACCAATTAATTGGAAGAAAAACTGGAGGCATATCAGTTTACCCATTCACATCGTCGATAAGGGGAAAAGATGATCCTCTTACTCGGATCGTTGTTAGGGGGAAGTCTATGGCAACACGAGTAGAAGATTTGTTTAATCTG ATTTACTGCATTCTCCAAGATGTTCAGTTCACAGAGCAGCAGAGGTTCAAGCAGTTTGTTTCTCAAAGTAAAGCAAGAATGGAG AATCGATTGAGGGGCAGTGGCCATGGCATAGCTGCTGCTAGAATGGATGCTAAGTTAAATGCAGCTGGATGGATTGCTGAGCAGATGGGTGGTATTAG TTATCTTGAGTATTTACGTGATCTGGAAACGAAGATCGATCAAGATTGGGACAAAATATCATCTTCGCTTGAGGAAATGAGACAATCTCTCTTTAGAAAGGACGGTTGCCTGGTCAACATAACAAGTGACTGGAAAAATCTTGAGAAATCTAACAAACATATTGCCAAATTTCTTGATTCGCTGCCAAGTACTACATCCCTTGGAAGTGATCCATGGCTTTCTCGATTGCCATCTGTTAACGAAGCTATCGTTGTACCCACTCAG GTTAATTATGTTGGAAAAGCTGGAAACCTGTACCAAAGTGGATATCAGCTCAATGGAAGTGCCTATGTCATCTCCAAGCATATAAGCAATACGTGGTTGTGGGACCGTGTTCGAGTTAGTGGTGGTGCATATGGAGGGTTTTGTGATTTTGACACCCATTCAG GAGTGTTCTCATACTTGTCATACCGTGATCCAAATTTATTGAAAACACTAGAAGTTTATGATGAGACGGCCAAGTTCCTAAGAGAGCTAGAAATGGATGATGATTGTCTCACAAAAGCTATTATTGGTACCATAGGTGACGTTGATTCCTACCAGCTGCCAGATGCTAAAGGTTACAGCAG TCTAATGCGATACTTGCTGGGCATCACGGTGGAGGAACGCCAGCAAAGACGTGAAGAGATACTATCAACCAG CTTGAAGGATTTCAAGGAGTTTGCTGATGCTGTCGAAACAATTAACGACAACGGTGTCGTGGTTGCCGTTGCATCACCTGAGGACGTCGAAGCAGCAAACAAGGAAAATCCCTTGTTTTCAGACGTCAAGAAGTGCCTGTGA
- the LOC4330809 gene encoding uncharacterized protein, with the protein MYGGFGRGGQGWSPFDAIRGFPSTPEALMSQIDAAIAATEYARSCAQLDPATASSEPQQAAPPPGGEARVEGEASAAAACYDAKVADEAYRAACAALGAGRADAAVRSLRVALASCPPEKAAAVAKVRSMLAIASAQLHKQQHQAQQQLQRGVRK; encoded by the coding sequence ATGTACGGCGGGTTCGGCAGAGGGGGGCAAGGGTGGAGCCCGTTCGACGCGATCCGCGGCTTCCCGTCGACGCCCGAGGCCCTCATGTCCCAGAtcgacgccgccatcgccgccaccgagtACGCCCGCTCCTGCGCGCAACTCGaccccgccaccgcctcctcggaGCCGCAGCAGGCGGCACCGCCGCCCGGGGGCGAGGCGCGTGTGGAAGGggaggcctccgccgccgccgcctgctacGACGCGAAGGTCGCGGACGAGGCGTACCGCGCGGCGTGCGCGGCGCTCGGGGCCGGGAGGGCGGACGCGGCCGTGCGGTCGCTGCGGGTGGCGCTGGCGAGCTGCCCGCCGGAGAAGGCGGCTGCCGTGGCGAAGGTGCGGTCCATGCTGGCCATCGCGTCCGCGCAGCTGCACAAGCAGCAGCATCaggcgcagcagcagctgcaacgCGGCGTCAGGAAGTGA